A part of Aegilops tauschii subsp. strangulata cultivar AL8/78 chromosome 2, Aet v6.0, whole genome shotgun sequence genomic DNA contains:
- the LOC120974930 gene encoding uncharacterized protein: MEAPMVDAVATTGGRFGGALDADDPAALKAAVRSVVYEACKGQLYDEMQRLRPLIASGSDAELAAALRVTSLALADAAAAVAEADAALRLRGLADDPDLMPHWRDNLSDSIHRAGLVLAAIQRYPPERWRMQGQLLVAVLHAVGESASYWRHWDRVRPAGRNRPTSALGAVDGLASGIQAVQISSSSPE, from the coding sequence ATGGAGGCGCCGATGGTCGATGCGGTGGCTACGACCGGCGGCCGATTCGGCGGCGCGTTGGACGCCGACGACCCCGCGGCCTTGAAGGCCGCCGTCCGGAGCGTCGTCTACGAGGCCTGCAAGGGGCAGCTGTACGACGAGATGCAGCGCCTCCGGCCCCTCATCGCCTCCGGCTCCGACGCCGAGCTCGCCGCGGCGCTCCGCGTGACCTCCCTCGCGCTGGCCGACGCTGCCGCAGCCGTCGCCGAGGCCGACGCCGCCCTCCGCCTCCGGGGGCTcgcggacgaccccgacttgATGCCGCACTGGCGCGACAACCTCAGCGACAGCATCCACCGCGCCGGCCTCGTCCTGGCCGCGATACAGCGCTACCCGCCGGAGCGCTGGCGGATGCAAGGCCAGCTGCTGGTGGCCGTTTTGCACGCCGTCGGCGAGAGTGCCTCGTACTGGCGGCACTGGGACCGCGTGCGGCCGGCCGGTCGTAATCGTCCGACTTCGGCATTAGGCGCCGTCGATGGCCTAGCTTCGGGGATCCAGGCCGTGCAAatctcttcttcttcaccagAATAA
- the LOC109769493 gene encoding uncharacterized protein isoform X1: MADAAAAAQLHHRLFGRLNEAMVHLSQPVEALKQARVLLADCEETSGDQMASHRAHEQGDARLVRLVLAHLDNSAAQLEFTAELLASALKHALDSGAARDALPVLPHGQSPGQIAGALLALPHASDLHLVPVSVHIAYSCARLAIDHHIRVCASFLRRCGMEPHPLQPHIHQARAYLAWAYALVTAAWGHTFDAVYADMT, translated from the coding sequence ATggcggacgcggcggcggcggcgcaactCCACCACCGCCTCTTCGGCCGGCTGAACGAGGCGATGGTGCACCTCTCGCAGCCAGTCGAGGCCCTCAAGCAGGCCCGGGTCCTTCTCGCCGACTGCGAGGAGACGTCCGGGGACCAGATGGCGAGCCACCGGGCGCACGAGCAGGGCGACGCCCGCCTCGTGCGCCTCGTCCTCGCGCATCTCGACAACTCGGCCGCGCAGCTGGAGTTCACGGCGGAGCTCCTCGCGTCGGCGCTCAAGCACGCGCTCGACAGCGGCGCCGCCCGGGACGCCCTCCCGGTCCTCCCCCATGGCCAGTCGCCGGGTCAGATCGCCGGCGCGCTGCTCGCCCTCCCCCACGCCTCCGACCTCCACCTCGTGCCGGTCTCGGTCCACATCGCATACTCCTGCGCCCGGCTCGCCATCGACCACCACATCCGCGTCTGCGCCTCCTTCCTCCGCCGCTGCGGCATGGAACCCCATCCACTGCAGCCGCACATCCACCAAGCGCGCGCCTACCTGGCCTGGGCTTACGCGCTCGTGACCGCCGCCTGGGGCCACACATTCGACGCCGTGTATGCCGACATGACCTAG
- the LOC109769493 gene encoding uncharacterized protein isoform X2, producing the protein MRKELRLWLEQRVTGVLDSMVEHRDRLNMLRLAVGMGIGVWAPRQVDLRVLVGARVTVDEAWVAVRDSMGSLRAALALAGSPDRRLVIWVVGDEARDHLVVAIDRGRAVQGRLKRADARLRAMAFLFAGDATRPALLAGDIAVAREHLVGAVQAWDQMLMSLEYALQGLAPFPF; encoded by the coding sequence ATGCGGAAAGAGTTGCGGCTGTGGCTCGAGCAGCGGGTCACCGGCGTGCTCGACTCCATGGTGGAGCACCGGGACCGCCTCAACATGCTGCGTCTGGCCGTCGGGATGGGGATTGGGGTGTGGGCGCCGCGCCAGGTGGACCTGCGGGTGCTGGTGGGGGCGCGGGTCACCGTCGACGAGGCGTGGGTCGCCGTCAGGGACTCCATGGGGAGCCTGCGGGCGGCCCTCGCGCTGGCCGGCTCTCCCGACCGCCGGCTCGTCATCTGGGTCGTCGGCGACGAGGCGCGGGACCACCTGGTGGTCGCCATCGACCGCGGGCGGGCGGTCCAGGGCCGGCTCAAGAGGGCTGACGCCCGGCTGCGCGCCATGGCCTTCCTGTTCGCCGGCGACGCCACGCGGCCcgccctcctcgccggcgacatCGCCGTCGCGCGCGAGCACCTCGTCGGCGCCGTCCAGGCGTGGGACCAGATGCTCATGTCTCTCGAGTACGCGCTGCAGGGCCTCGCTCCGTTTCCTTTTTAG